In Chaetodon trifascialis isolate fChaTrf1 chromosome 2, fChaTrf1.hap1, whole genome shotgun sequence, one DNA window encodes the following:
- the LOC139345564 gene encoding 5-hydroxytryptamine receptor 4, which produces MDNSSLGMLGDVNTSLQIELQSCTTLRNQASRIFLYAFLSVGIVCTVVGNFLVVLSIAYFKQLQSPTNSFVMSLAVADCLVGLLVMPYSMIRTVEGCWYFGVLFCRLHSSLDVMLCTASIFHLSCIAFDRYYAVCNPLLYSLKMSRSRVALLIVVCWAVPMLISFGPIMLNLHVAGVDIQLPQDVCVFLVNRIYAVMASLVAFYLPMAVMLVAYWKIFKAAKRQARQISAMESQMAAGVGKDSSKKQRHRNTMRRERKAAKTLGIIMGVFLIFWMPFFTVNIVDPFIEYSTEVVVWDIFLWLGYINSSLNPFLYGFFNRSFRRAFLMFMGCRVCLPGASPGMELSHTRKEANERADQP; this is translated from the coding sequence ATGGATAACAGCAGCTTGGGAATGCTCGGAGATGTTAACACATCTCTTCAGATTGAACTTCAATCCTGTACTACGCTGAGGAACCAGGCTTCTCGTATTTTCCTATATGCCTTCCTCTCTGTTGGTATCGTCTGCACAGTGGTAGGCAACTTCCTGGTGGTCTTGTCCATTGCCTACTTCAAACAGTTGCAGTCACCCACAAACTCTTTCGTCATGTCCCTTGCAGTGGCTGACTGCCTTGTTGGCCTGTTAGTGATGCCTTATAGTATGATCCGGACCGTGGAGGGATGCTGGTACTTCGGTGTCCTTTTTTGTCGGCTTCACTCTAGCCTGGATGTAATGCTCTGCACTGCCTCCATATTCCATCTCAGCTGCATTGCTTTTGACCGCTACTACGCTGTTTGCAACCCACTGCTCTACTCTTTGAAGATGTCCCGCAGTCGTGTAGCTCTCCTTATTGTTGTATGTTGGGCTGTCCCTATGCTCATTTCCTTTGGACCCATAATGCTAAACCTCCACGTTGCCGGTGTGGATATCCAGCTCCCGCAAGATGTATGCGTTTTCTTGGTCAATCGAATTTATGCTGTAATGGCCTCCTTGGTAGCCTTTTACTTGCCAATGGCTGTCATGCTTGTAGCCTACTGGAAGATCTTCAAAGCTGCCAAACGGCAAGCCAGGCAAATCAGCGCCATGGAAAGTCAGATGGCTGCTGGAGTCGGCAAAGACTCAAGCAAGAAACAAAGACACCGAAACACaatgaggagggaaagaaaggcagCAAAGACTTTGGGTATCATCATGGGAGTTTTCCTAATCTTCTGGATGCCCTTCTTTACAGTCAACATTGTGGACCCCTTCATTGAATACAGCACAGAGGTGGTTGTGTGGGATATTTTTTTGTGGCTGGGGTATATCAACTCATCTCTAAATCCCTTCCTGTATGGTTTCTTCAACCGTTCCTTCCGTAGGGCATTCCTCATGTTCATGGGCTGCAGGGTATGCCTGCCTGGAGCCTCCCCTGGGATGGAGCTATCGCACACTAGAAAAGAGGCAAACGAACGTGCAGATCAACCATAA
- the LOC139350398 gene encoding uncharacterized protein: protein MTTATSTAGPASSANTASTNPPTANEGTLGLQFSLNQPFTSDLTDSNSIVYQALASQVIAELNKVGAKLYGSSFRRSIVNSFTNGSVVVSTTLVFANKTSVPSASNATSQLSSELTSNSSSLNILPGSVSATSSTAASTAAATATAATSVAQTSTAAPSAAQTSTAA from the exons ATGACAACAGCCACTTCCACTGCTGGACCAGCTTCTTCAGCCAACACTGCGTCAACCAATCCTCCAACAGCCAATGAGGGAACCCTGGGTCTTCAGTTTAGTCTCAACCAACCATTTACATCAGATCTCACCGATTCAAACTCAATAGTGTATCAAGCTTTAGCTTCACAAGTGATTGCAGAG TTAAACAAAGTGGGTGCAAAGCTGTATGGATCATCCTTCAGGCGCAGCATTGTAAACAGTTTCAC GAATGGATCAGTTGTTGTCAGCACAACCCTTGTGTTCGCCAATAAAACCTCAGTTCCTTCGGCAAGCAATGCAACTTCCCAACTCAGTAGTGAACTCACAAGCAACTCTTCCTCCCTGAACATTTTACCAGGCAGCGTTAGTGCAA CTTCTTCTACTGCTGCTtccactgcagctgctactGCAACAGCTGCCACTTCTGTAGCTCAAACATCAACAGCTGCCCCTTCTGCAGCTCAAACATCAACAGCTGCC